A section of the Leminorella richardii genome encodes:
- the pabB gene encoding aminodeoxychorismate synthase component I has translation MTLRFDFHQQTRLFRHPIRIIQTSHIDEVTKCLAEVEQTVAEGNYAAGYIAYEAAPAFQPFYRTPPQGEMPLLWFGIYPSVETNIDTDTATSVPTLQWTPLTDADTYHTAIERIKQEIWAGNTYQTNYAIRLESRQNNLDDASLLALYAQLKEAQRADYCAFLDCGRFKILSASPELFFHWKEDTVTTRPMKGTAARGLDSDDDLAQREKLRSSEKDRAENVMIVDLLRNDLSQIAEPGSVEVPSLFDIEQYPTVWQMTSTVTAKTRPDVRLTEVFRALFPCGSITGAPKASTMKLIAELEPQPREVYCGAIGYITPQREALFSVPIRTVVIDAQAGVARYGVGGGITWDSSAENEYQEVVDKTRVLKGIQQPEQLLESLLLKNGDYFLLNRHLNRLAASARYFNFPFHRPEVELALRELTAYHIHGNHKIRLLLDANGRLELGVEAIEPLTSPLIARWSPFPVNSQNRLLYHKTTLRDHYPKATLNNEYLMYNERDEITEFVNGNVALLLDGRWLTPALACGLLPGTEREALLETGKIEEAVIPRKLFTQALGIAFFNSVRGWREVVWEE, from the coding sequence GTGACGCTGCGCTTTGACTTTCACCAACAAACTCGGCTGTTTCGCCACCCAATTCGCATTATTCAAACCAGTCATATTGACGAGGTTACTAAGTGCCTGGCAGAGGTAGAACAGACGGTAGCTGAGGGCAACTATGCCGCGGGCTATATCGCCTATGAAGCCGCTCCGGCCTTCCAACCTTTTTACCGCACGCCGCCGCAGGGAGAAATGCCTCTGCTGTGGTTTGGCATTTACCCAAGCGTAGAGACAAACATCGACACAGATACGGCCACTAGCGTACCCACACTACAATGGACACCGTTAACCGACGCCGACACCTACCACACAGCCATTGAACGCATTAAGCAAGAGATTTGGGCGGGCAACACCTATCAGACCAACTACGCTATTCGCCTTGAAAGCCGCCAGAATAACCTCGACGACGCCTCGCTTTTAGCGCTCTACGCGCAGCTAAAAGAGGCTCAACGCGCCGACTACTGCGCGTTTCTGGACTGCGGGCGTTTCAAAATCTTGTCCGCATCACCCGAGCTGTTCTTCCATTGGAAAGAAGACACTGTTACCACTCGCCCAATGAAAGGCACAGCCGCCAGAGGCCTAGACTCTGACGACGATCTTGCTCAAAGGGAAAAGCTTCGCAGCTCCGAAAAAGATCGGGCAGAAAACGTGATGATCGTCGATCTGCTGCGCAACGATCTGAGCCAAATCGCCGAACCCGGCAGTGTTGAAGTTCCCAGCCTGTTTGACATTGAACAATACCCTACCGTCTGGCAGATGACCTCCACCGTTACCGCTAAAACGCGACCTGACGTTAGGCTAACAGAGGTATTTCGCGCCCTGTTTCCCTGCGGTTCAATCACCGGAGCGCCCAAGGCCAGCACCATGAAGCTTATCGCCGAGCTTGAGCCTCAGCCGCGAGAGGTTTACTGCGGCGCCATAGGCTACATCACGCCGCAGCGGGAAGCGCTGTTTAGCGTACCAATCCGCACCGTGGTTATCGACGCACAGGCTGGCGTCGCCCGCTACGGCGTGGGAGGAGGCATCACCTGGGATTCCAGTGCGGAAAACGAATATCAGGAAGTCGTGGACAAAACCCGCGTGCTTAAAGGCATTCAACAGCCGGAGCAGCTGTTGGAAAGCCTGTTGCTCAAAAATGGCGACTATTTCCTATTGAATAGACATCTAAACCGGCTGGCGGCTTCCGCCCGCTATTTCAATTTTCCGTTCCATCGACCAGAAGTCGAACTCGCCCTGAGGGAGCTCACCGCCTATCACATTCACGGCAACCATAAAATTCGACTACTGTTGGATGCCAACGGCAGGCTTGAGCTGGGTGTCGAAGCCATCGAGCCGCTCACGTCACCGCTTATCGCCCGCTGGTCTCCTTTCCCGGTTAACAGCCAGAATCGGCTGCTTTACCATAAGACTACTCTGCGAGATCATTACCCCAAGGCCACGCTGAACAACGAATACCTGATGTATAACGAGCGCGATGAAATTACCGAGTTTGTTAACGGCAACGTCGCGCTGCTGCTCGACGGTCGCTGGCTCACGCCCGCCCTCGCCTGCGGCCTGCTGCCCGGCACCGAGCGGGAAGCGCTGCTGGAAACGGGGAAAATTGAAGAAGCGGTTATACCTCGTAAACTGTTTACTCAGGCACTGGGGATTGCTTTTTTTAACAGCGTTAGAGGATGGAGGGAGGTAGTGTGGGAAGAGTAG
- a CDS encoding anthranilate synthase component II: protein MILLLDNYDSFTYNLYDYLRQSGVQVQVSKNDALSLDDIATLAPSAIVLSPGPGRPEEAGITMSVIERFAGHIPLLGVCLGHQAIASAFGAKIIPCPQPTHGKTALIDHDGQTLFSGLPNPLRVARYHSLTVDVGSLPDTLVVTAKTPDGIVMAIRHVSLPVEGVQFHPEAIQTDGGQRMIHSFLARYTREVA, encoded by the coding sequence ATGATCCTGCTTCTCGACAACTACGACTCTTTTACCTATAACCTGTACGATTACCTGCGACAGTCCGGCGTTCAGGTACAGGTGAGTAAAAACGACGCGCTGTCGCTGGACGATATTGCCACGCTGGCTCCCTCAGCCATTGTGCTGTCCCCTGGCCCCGGCAGGCCAGAAGAAGCGGGGATCACGATGTCAGTCATCGAACGATTTGCCGGGCACATTCCCCTTCTCGGCGTCTGCCTCGGCCATCAGGCCATCGCCAGCGCCTTTGGGGCTAAAATCATTCCCTGTCCTCAGCCAACCCACGGCAAAACGGCACTGATTGATCACGACGGTCAGACGCTGTTTAGCGGCCTGCCAAACCCGCTTCGCGTTGCTCGATACCATTCTCTAACGGTAGACGTCGGCTCTCTGCCCGATACGCTAGTCGTAACCGCCAAAACGCCAGACGGCATCGTTATGGCGATTCGCCACGTCAGCCTGCCCGTTGAGGGCGTACAGTTTCATCCCGAAGCCATACAGACCGACGGCGGCCAGCGGATGATCCACAGCTTTCTAGCCCGCTATACCCGAGAGGTCGCCTGA
- a CDS encoding DUF3053 family protein, translating into MFPSPRNSLRSLYALLFIILLSSIGGCDLKNKQRDAFAEYLELHILIMPTMTATQLDDEQLAAFGTYANHYRTLSDYDAIAAPLMFPFNQHFDLMWNVGSAQKLLDNRERLAELHDELLSGIGRLEQAFQRASQMPTDPALSGEVLDLYNRSFEKTVARPHLLMMAIFTASEKALAAEIDIANYVKAHNGKLEAQKRHPSFATEEERETYKKKVKLMGEHFNEVKKAGVQLRLASETNQQ; encoded by the coding sequence ATGTTTCCATCACCACGCAATAGCCTGAGATCTCTTTACGCCCTGCTTTTTATCATTCTCCTGTCGTCCATCGGGGGCTGCGATTTAAAAAACAAACAGCGCGACGCGTTTGCCGAATACCTGGAACTTCATATTCTTATCATGCCTACCATGACGGCCACGCAGTTAGACGATGAGCAGTTGGCGGCTTTTGGCACCTATGCCAACCACTATCGCACGCTGTCGGACTATGATGCCATTGCAGCGCCGCTGATGTTCCCCTTCAATCAGCACTTTGACCTAATGTGGAATGTAGGCAGCGCACAAAAACTACTGGATAATCGGGAAAGGCTGGCTGAGCTGCACGATGAGCTGCTGTCCGGAATCGGCAGGCTAGAACAGGCCTTCCAGCGAGCAAGCCAAATGCCGACAGATCCTGCGCTTTCAGGTGAGGTTCTTGACTTATATAACCGGTCTTTCGAGAAAACCGTCGCCCGCCCCCATCTCCTTATGATGGCGATATTCACCGCCAGTGAAAAAGCGCTAGCGGCAGAAATTGACATTGCAAACTACGTTAAAGCCCACAACGGCAAATTAGAGGCTCAGAAAAGACACCCTTCCTTTGCCACGGAAGAAGAGCGGGAAACGTACAAAAAGAAGGTGAAGTTAATGGGTGAACATTTTAACGAGGTAAAGAAGGCGGGAGTCCAGCTACGGTTAGCCTCTGAGACAAATCAGCAGTGA